In one window of Gossypium arboreum isolate Shixiya-1 chromosome 4, ASM2569848v2, whole genome shotgun sequence DNA:
- the LOC108460038 gene encoding adenylate isopentenyltransferase-like, whose product MKPTFSSFHSLHSPLFHPLISRHRRPRCPRMDSSSPPHHHSNQNKTKIIVTMGATGCGKSRLSVDLATHFPHSQIINSDKMQLYNGLDITTNKIPLHERKGFPHFLLGDLDTIDADVSPSQFRSAAGLTIANIVSRGNLPLLVGGSNSFIHALLVETFDPQVDVFTGPDSVSHLLRYDCCFLWVDVAWSVLSDYLCERVDEMLESGMLEELAQFYDPTKVGVRVGLRKAIGVPEFDEYFRKYPPWESEENGRVPKEGCDQARKEVYEEAVRLIKDNTCILAKRQIGKIMRLRKAGWDLKRLDATATFRAMMMKKKKNKSSSPASSDLEWRDIWEREVMEPSVKAVRRFLQ is encoded by the coding sequence ATGAAACCCACTTTCTCTTCATTTCACTCTCTCCATTCTCCGCTCTTTCATCCTCTTATTTCCCGGCACCGGCGTCCACGGTGCCCACGCATGGACTCCTCTTCACCCCCTCACCATCACTCCAATCAAAACAAGACCAAAATTATCGTCACCATGGGTGCCACCGGCTGCGGAAAGTCCCGCCTCTCCGTCGACTTGGCCACCCATTTCCCTCACTCTCAAATCATAAACTCAGACAAAATGCAACTTTACAACGGCTTAGACATAACAACCAACAAAATCCCTCTCCACGAAAGGAAAGGGTTTCCTCACTTTCTGCTGGGGGACTTGGACACCATCGACGCCGACGTGTCGCCCTCGCAGTTCCGCTCGGCTGCGGGTTTAACCATTGCCAACATTGTTTCGCGTGGAAACTTACCGCTTCTTGTTGGTGGGTCCAACTCTTTTATTCATGCTCTCCTTGTGGAAACCTTTGACCCACAAGTGGACGTATTCACCGGGCCAGACTCGGTGAGTCATCTCCTAAGGTATGATTGCTGCTTTCTTTGGGTTGACGTGGCTTGGTCGGTACTGTCCGACTATTTGTGTGAACGAGTGGATGAGATGCTGGAGTCGGGGATGCTGGAGGAGTTGGCTCAATTCTATGACCCAACAAAAGTAGGTGTCCGGGTCGGGTTAAGAAAAGCAATAGGTGTGCCCGAGTTCGACGAATATTTTAGAAAGTACCCTCCATGGGAAAGCGAGGAAAACGGGAGGGTACCAAAGGAAGGGTGCGATCAGGCACGGAAGGAAGTGTACGAGGAAGCAGTGAGACTGATCAAAGACAACACATGTATATTGGCGAAGAGGCAGATAGGGAAGATCATGCGGCTGAGAAAGGCAGGGTGGGACCTAAAGAGATTAGACGCAACCGCGACGTTTAGAGCgatgatgatgaagaagaagaaaaacaagTCGTCATCACCAGCATCGTCGGACTTAGAATGGAGGGATATATGGGAAAGGGAAGTGATGGAACCAAGCGTGAAGGCCGTGAGGCGATTTCTGCAGTAG